A stretch of Macadamia integrifolia cultivar HAES 741 chromosome 7, SCU_Mint_v3, whole genome shotgun sequence DNA encodes these proteins:
- the LOC122085142 gene encoding 1,4-alpha-glucan-branching enzyme-like isoform X1, whose product MYSSVLPQTTISGPLSHPRRSCNKASREYLDLIKPQSTSIYHGCSKLHGQCCFLSKRRLSLYGKSEHNSAISSLLTDEHSAMMNVEEDIENIGILNLDQGLEPYKDHLRYRTGRYVEQKELIEKYEGGLEEFARGYLKFGFNREEDCVVYQEWAPAAQEAQVIGDFNGWDGSNHRMEKNQFGVWTIKIPDSGGNPAIPHNSRVKFHFKHGNGVWVDRIPAWIKYATVDPASFAAPYDGVYWEPPPSQRYEFKHPRPPKPKAPRIYEAHVGMSSSELRVNSYREFADDVLPRIRSNNYNTVQLMAIMEHSYYGSFGYHVTNFFAVSSRSGTPEDLKYLIDKAHSLGLRVLMDIVHSHASNNVTDGLNGYDVGQSSQESYFHTGDRGYHKLWDSRLFNYANWEVLRFLLSNLRWWLEEFQFDGFRFDGITSMLYHHHGINMAFSGDYNEYFSEATDIDAVVYLMLANCLIHNILPDATVIAEDVSGMPALGRPVSEGGIGFDYRMAMAIPDKWIDYLKNKKDEEWSMKEISLTLTNRRYTEKCISYAESHDQAIVGDKTIAFLLMDKEMYSSMSCLMEASPVIERGIALHKMIHFITMALGGDGYLDFMGNEFGHPDWIDFPREGNGWSYDKCRRQWDLVDADHLRFKFMNGFHRAMNLLDDKFPFLASTKQIVSSTGEEDKVGMLLIIPHTFFSPLVLKKYILFNIL is encoded by the exons ATGTACAGTTCTGTTTTGCCTCAGACAACTATCAGTGGGCCTTTATCGCATCCCCGGAGAAGCTGCAATAAG GCCTCAAGAGAGTACTTGGACCTAATCAAACCACAATCAACTTCGATATATCATGGGTGCAGCAAATTACATGGGCAGTGTTGTTTCCTTTCTAAACGGAGGCTTTCATTATATGGGAAG tCTGAGCACAATTCTGCAATATCTTCCCTTTTAACTGATGAACACTCAGCAATGATGAACGTTGAAGAAGATATTGAAAATATTGGTATCTTGAACTTGGATCAAGGCTTGGAGCCATATAAAGATCACTTGAGATATAGAACAGGGAGATACGTGGAGCAGAAGGAGCTCATTGAGAAATATGAAGGAGGTCTTGAAGAATTTGCTCGAG GTTATCTAAAGTTTGGATTTAACAGAGAAGAAGATTGCGTTGTGTACCAAGAGTGGGCTCCTGCTGCACA GGAAGCACAAGTTATTGGGGACTTCAATGGATGGGATGGTTCCAACCACAGAATGGAGAAGAACCAGTTTGGTGTTTGGACTATCAAGATTCCTGATTCTGGTGGGAATCCAGCCATTCCACACAATTCAAGGGTCAAGTTCCATTTCAAGCATGGCAATGGGGTTTGGGTGGATCGAATTCCTGCATGGATAAAATATGCCACTGTAGACCCAGCCAGTTTTGCAGCACCATATGATGGTGTGTACTGGGAGCCCCCACCTTCACAAAG GTATGAATTCAAACATCCTCGGCCCCCAAAGCCCAAGGCCCCACGTATATATGAGGCTCATGTTGGAATGAGTAGCTCAGAACTCCGTGTAAATTCATATAGAGAATTTGCTGATGATGTGTTGCCCCGTATACGGTCAAATAACTATAACACTGTCCAGTTGATGGCTATTATGGAGCATTCCTACTATGGATCCTTTGGTTATCATGTTACAAACTTTTTTGCTGTTAGCAGTAGATCTGGGACCCCTGAGGACCTCAAATATCTCATTGACAAAGCTCACAGCTTAGGTTTGCGGGTCCTGATGGATATTGTTCACAGTCATGCAAGTAACAATGTGACTGATGGTCTTAATGGCTATGATGTCGGCCAAAGCTCGCAAGAGTCCTACTTTCACACTGGAGACCGGGGGTACCACAAGCTATGGGATAGCCGACTATTTAATTATGCTAACTGGGAAGTTCTTCGCTTTCTTCTTTCCAATTTGAGATGGTGGCTTGAGGAGTTCCAGTTTGATGGGTTTCGATTTGATGGCATCACATCAATGTTGTATCATCACCATGGAATCAATATGGCATTTTCCGGGGATTATAATGAGTATTTCAGTGAAGCTACTGATATCGATGCTGTCGTTTACTTGATGCTGGCCAATTGTCTGATTCACAATATATTGCCAGATGCAACTGTGATTGCTGAAGATGTCTCAGGTATGCCAGCTCTGGGTCGACCTGTGTCTGAAGGGGGAATTGGTTTTGATTACCGTATGGCAATGGCCATCCCTGACAAGTGGATTGATTActtgaagaacaagaaggatGAGGAGTGGTCAATGAAAGAAATATCATTGACCTTGACAAACAGGAGATACACAGAAAAGTGCATATCATATGCTGAGAGTCATGATCag GCCATTGTGGGTGACAAGACCATTGCTTTTCTCCTAATGGATAAAGAAATGTATTCTAGCATGTCTTGTTTGATGGAAGCTTCTCCTGTTATTGAGCGAGGGATTGCCCTTCACAAG ATGATTCATTTTATAACGATGGCATTAGGAGGCGATGGTTATCTAGACTTTATGGGAAATGAG TTTGGTCATCCTGATTGGATTGACTTCCCAAGAGAAGGCAATGGCTGGAGTTACGATAAATGCAGACGACAGTGGGACTTGGTGGATGCAGATCATTTGAGATTCAAG TTCATGAATGGATTTCATAGAGCTATGAATTTGCTTgatgataaatttccatttcttgcATCGACAAAACAGATTGTGAGCAGCACTGGTGAAGAAGACAAGGTAGGAATGCTCCTCATTATTCCACAtacctttttttctcctctagttttaaaaaaatatattctttttaACATATTATAA
- the LOC122085142 gene encoding 1,4-alpha-glucan-branching enzyme-like isoform X2, whose protein sequence is MYSSVLPQTTISGPLSHPRRSCNKSEHNSAISSLLTDEHSAMMNVEEDIENIGILNLDQGLEPYKDHLRYRTGRYVEQKELIEKYEGGLEEFARGYLKFGFNREEDCVVYQEWAPAAQEAQVIGDFNGWDGSNHRMEKNQFGVWTIKIPDSGGNPAIPHNSRVKFHFKHGNGVWVDRIPAWIKYATVDPASFAAPYDGVYWEPPPSQRYEFKHPRPPKPKAPRIYEAHVGMSSSELRVNSYREFADDVLPRIRSNNYNTVQLMAIMEHSYYGSFGYHVTNFFAVSSRSGTPEDLKYLIDKAHSLGLRVLMDIVHSHASNNVTDGLNGYDVGQSSQESYFHTGDRGYHKLWDSRLFNYANWEVLRFLLSNLRWWLEEFQFDGFRFDGITSMLYHHHGINMAFSGDYNEYFSEATDIDAVVYLMLANCLIHNILPDATVIAEDVSGMPALGRPVSEGGIGFDYRMAMAIPDKWIDYLKNKKDEEWSMKEISLTLTNRRYTEKCISYAESHDQAIVGDKTIAFLLMDKEMYSSMSCLMEASPVIERGIALHKMIHFITMALGGDGYLDFMGNEFGHPDWIDFPREGNGWSYDKCRRQWDLVDADHLRFKFMNGFHRAMNLLDDKFPFLASTKQIVSSTGEEDKVGMLLIIPHTFFSPLVLKKYILFNIL, encoded by the exons ATGTACAGTTCTGTTTTGCCTCAGACAACTATCAGTGGGCCTTTATCGCATCCCCGGAGAAGCTGCAATAAG tCTGAGCACAATTCTGCAATATCTTCCCTTTTAACTGATGAACACTCAGCAATGATGAACGTTGAAGAAGATATTGAAAATATTGGTATCTTGAACTTGGATCAAGGCTTGGAGCCATATAAAGATCACTTGAGATATAGAACAGGGAGATACGTGGAGCAGAAGGAGCTCATTGAGAAATATGAAGGAGGTCTTGAAGAATTTGCTCGAG GTTATCTAAAGTTTGGATTTAACAGAGAAGAAGATTGCGTTGTGTACCAAGAGTGGGCTCCTGCTGCACA GGAAGCACAAGTTATTGGGGACTTCAATGGATGGGATGGTTCCAACCACAGAATGGAGAAGAACCAGTTTGGTGTTTGGACTATCAAGATTCCTGATTCTGGTGGGAATCCAGCCATTCCACACAATTCAAGGGTCAAGTTCCATTTCAAGCATGGCAATGGGGTTTGGGTGGATCGAATTCCTGCATGGATAAAATATGCCACTGTAGACCCAGCCAGTTTTGCAGCACCATATGATGGTGTGTACTGGGAGCCCCCACCTTCACAAAG GTATGAATTCAAACATCCTCGGCCCCCAAAGCCCAAGGCCCCACGTATATATGAGGCTCATGTTGGAATGAGTAGCTCAGAACTCCGTGTAAATTCATATAGAGAATTTGCTGATGATGTGTTGCCCCGTATACGGTCAAATAACTATAACACTGTCCAGTTGATGGCTATTATGGAGCATTCCTACTATGGATCCTTTGGTTATCATGTTACAAACTTTTTTGCTGTTAGCAGTAGATCTGGGACCCCTGAGGACCTCAAATATCTCATTGACAAAGCTCACAGCTTAGGTTTGCGGGTCCTGATGGATATTGTTCACAGTCATGCAAGTAACAATGTGACTGATGGTCTTAATGGCTATGATGTCGGCCAAAGCTCGCAAGAGTCCTACTTTCACACTGGAGACCGGGGGTACCACAAGCTATGGGATAGCCGACTATTTAATTATGCTAACTGGGAAGTTCTTCGCTTTCTTCTTTCCAATTTGAGATGGTGGCTTGAGGAGTTCCAGTTTGATGGGTTTCGATTTGATGGCATCACATCAATGTTGTATCATCACCATGGAATCAATATGGCATTTTCCGGGGATTATAATGAGTATTTCAGTGAAGCTACTGATATCGATGCTGTCGTTTACTTGATGCTGGCCAATTGTCTGATTCACAATATATTGCCAGATGCAACTGTGATTGCTGAAGATGTCTCAGGTATGCCAGCTCTGGGTCGACCTGTGTCTGAAGGGGGAATTGGTTTTGATTACCGTATGGCAATGGCCATCCCTGACAAGTGGATTGATTActtgaagaacaagaaggatGAGGAGTGGTCAATGAAAGAAATATCATTGACCTTGACAAACAGGAGATACACAGAAAAGTGCATATCATATGCTGAGAGTCATGATCag GCCATTGTGGGTGACAAGACCATTGCTTTTCTCCTAATGGATAAAGAAATGTATTCTAGCATGTCTTGTTTGATGGAAGCTTCTCCTGTTATTGAGCGAGGGATTGCCCTTCACAAG ATGATTCATTTTATAACGATGGCATTAGGAGGCGATGGTTATCTAGACTTTATGGGAAATGAG TTTGGTCATCCTGATTGGATTGACTTCCCAAGAGAAGGCAATGGCTGGAGTTACGATAAATGCAGACGACAGTGGGACTTGGTGGATGCAGATCATTTGAGATTCAAG TTCATGAATGGATTTCATAGAGCTATGAATTTGCTTgatgataaatttccatttcttgcATCGACAAAACAGATTGTGAGCAGCACTGGTGAAGAAGACAAGGTAGGAATGCTCCTCATTATTCCACAtacctttttttctcctctagttttaaaaaaatatattctttttaACATATTATAA
- the LOC122085142 gene encoding 1,4-alpha-glucan-branching enzyme 1, chloroplastic/amyloplastic-like isoform X3, whose product MMNVEEDIENIGILNLDQGLEPYKDHLRYRTGRYVEQKELIEKYEGGLEEFARGYLKFGFNREEDCVVYQEWAPAAQEAQVIGDFNGWDGSNHRMEKNQFGVWTIKIPDSGGNPAIPHNSRVKFHFKHGNGVWVDRIPAWIKYATVDPASFAAPYDGVYWEPPPSQRYEFKHPRPPKPKAPRIYEAHVGMSSSELRVNSYREFADDVLPRIRSNNYNTVQLMAIMEHSYYGSFGYHVTNFFAVSSRSGTPEDLKYLIDKAHSLGLRVLMDIVHSHASNNVTDGLNGYDVGQSSQESYFHTGDRGYHKLWDSRLFNYANWEVLRFLLSNLRWWLEEFQFDGFRFDGITSMLYHHHGINMAFSGDYNEYFSEATDIDAVVYLMLANCLIHNILPDATVIAEDVSGMPALGRPVSEGGIGFDYRMAMAIPDKWIDYLKNKKDEEWSMKEISLTLTNRRYTEKCISYAESHDQAIVGDKTIAFLLMDKEMYSSMSCLMEASPVIERGIALHKMIHFITMALGGDGYLDFMGNEFGHPDWIDFPREGNGWSYDKCRRQWDLVDADHLRFKFMNGFHRAMNLLDDKFPFLASTKQIVSSTGEEDKVGMLLIIPHTFFSPLVLKKYILFNIL is encoded by the exons ATGATGAACGTTGAAGAAGATATTGAAAATATTGGTATCTTGAACTTGGATCAAGGCTTGGAGCCATATAAAGATCACTTGAGATATAGAACAGGGAGATACGTGGAGCAGAAGGAGCTCATTGAGAAATATGAAGGAGGTCTTGAAGAATTTGCTCGAG GTTATCTAAAGTTTGGATTTAACAGAGAAGAAGATTGCGTTGTGTACCAAGAGTGGGCTCCTGCTGCACA GGAAGCACAAGTTATTGGGGACTTCAATGGATGGGATGGTTCCAACCACAGAATGGAGAAGAACCAGTTTGGTGTTTGGACTATCAAGATTCCTGATTCTGGTGGGAATCCAGCCATTCCACACAATTCAAGGGTCAAGTTCCATTTCAAGCATGGCAATGGGGTTTGGGTGGATCGAATTCCTGCATGGATAAAATATGCCACTGTAGACCCAGCCAGTTTTGCAGCACCATATGATGGTGTGTACTGGGAGCCCCCACCTTCACAAAG GTATGAATTCAAACATCCTCGGCCCCCAAAGCCCAAGGCCCCACGTATATATGAGGCTCATGTTGGAATGAGTAGCTCAGAACTCCGTGTAAATTCATATAGAGAATTTGCTGATGATGTGTTGCCCCGTATACGGTCAAATAACTATAACACTGTCCAGTTGATGGCTATTATGGAGCATTCCTACTATGGATCCTTTGGTTATCATGTTACAAACTTTTTTGCTGTTAGCAGTAGATCTGGGACCCCTGAGGACCTCAAATATCTCATTGACAAAGCTCACAGCTTAGGTTTGCGGGTCCTGATGGATATTGTTCACAGTCATGCAAGTAACAATGTGACTGATGGTCTTAATGGCTATGATGTCGGCCAAAGCTCGCAAGAGTCCTACTTTCACACTGGAGACCGGGGGTACCACAAGCTATGGGATAGCCGACTATTTAATTATGCTAACTGGGAAGTTCTTCGCTTTCTTCTTTCCAATTTGAGATGGTGGCTTGAGGAGTTCCAGTTTGATGGGTTTCGATTTGATGGCATCACATCAATGTTGTATCATCACCATGGAATCAATATGGCATTTTCCGGGGATTATAATGAGTATTTCAGTGAAGCTACTGATATCGATGCTGTCGTTTACTTGATGCTGGCCAATTGTCTGATTCACAATATATTGCCAGATGCAACTGTGATTGCTGAAGATGTCTCAGGTATGCCAGCTCTGGGTCGACCTGTGTCTGAAGGGGGAATTGGTTTTGATTACCGTATGGCAATGGCCATCCCTGACAAGTGGATTGATTActtgaagaacaagaaggatGAGGAGTGGTCAATGAAAGAAATATCATTGACCTTGACAAACAGGAGATACACAGAAAAGTGCATATCATATGCTGAGAGTCATGATCag GCCATTGTGGGTGACAAGACCATTGCTTTTCTCCTAATGGATAAAGAAATGTATTCTAGCATGTCTTGTTTGATGGAAGCTTCTCCTGTTATTGAGCGAGGGATTGCCCTTCACAAG ATGATTCATTTTATAACGATGGCATTAGGAGGCGATGGTTATCTAGACTTTATGGGAAATGAG TTTGGTCATCCTGATTGGATTGACTTCCCAAGAGAAGGCAATGGCTGGAGTTACGATAAATGCAGACGACAGTGGGACTTGGTGGATGCAGATCATTTGAGATTCAAG TTCATGAATGGATTTCATAGAGCTATGAATTTGCTTgatgataaatttccatttcttgcATCGACAAAACAGATTGTGAGCAGCACTGGTGAAGAAGACAAGGTAGGAATGCTCCTCATTATTCCACAtacctttttttctcctctagttttaaaaaaatatattctttttaACATATTATAA